The Candidatus Neomarinimicrobiota bacterium genome contains a region encoding:
- a CDS encoding 50S ribosomal protein L10, translating to MPTPVKVNLVEKVTEEINASKAVYFADYLGLNVEQVNNLRSKMFEQNVKMQVVKNTLIKLALKNAGYDVDKKDFLIGSTALVYGKDDPVVPAKVLTAFKKEVKELGKPDVKAILFEGKFLNAEKVNEIAELPSREILLGKFLSGISYPMQQVLGVLQAPMRNLLGALNALKEKKQ from the coding sequence ATGCCTACCCCTGTAAAAGTAAATCTCGTCGAGAAAGTCACTGAAGAAATAAATGCCTCGAAAGCCGTTTATTTTGCAGACTATCTCGGCCTGAATGTGGAACAAGTCAACAATCTGCGTTCAAAAATGTTTGAACAAAACGTTAAAATGCAGGTTGTTAAAAACACCCTGATTAAACTCGCCCTGAAAAATGCCGGGTACGATGTGGATAAAAAAGATTTTCTTATCGGTTCCACAGCCTTGGTTTACGGGAAAGATGATCCGGTTGTTCCTGCTAAGGTCCTGACCGCTTTTAAAAAAGAGGTCAAGGAACTGGGAAAGCCTGATGTAAAAGCGATTTTATTTGAAGGTAAATTCTTAAATGCGGAAAAAGTCAATGAAATAGCAGAATTGCCAAGCCGGGAAATCCTGCTCGGTAAATTCCTCAGCGGAATTTCCTATCCGATGCAACAGGTCCTCGGGGTTCTGCAGGCACCGATGCGTAACCTGCTTGGTGCGTTGAATGCTTTGAAAGAAAAAAAACAATAG
- the rplK gene encoding 50S ribosomal protein L11 has protein sequence MAKKIAAVIKLQLPAGQANPSPPVGPALGQHGVNIMEFCKAYNAKTSDKMGLIIPVVITVYGDRSFTFITKTPPAAVLLKKAAKIQKGSPESNKVKVGKITRKDLQEIAELKMQDLNAHTVEAAMEMIAGTARSMGLQVEG, from the coding sequence ATGGCAAAGAAAATAGCAGCTGTCATCAAATTGCAACTCCCTGCAGGACAAGCAAATCCCTCACCACCGGTCGGTCCGGCTTTGGGACAGCACGGGGTGAATATCATGGAGTTTTGTAAAGCATATAATGCCAAAACTTCTGATAAAATGGGCTTAATTATACCGGTTGTCATTACAGTATATGGAGACCGGTCCTTTACGTTTATTACCAAAACCCCTCCTGCGGCAGTATTGCTAAAAAAAGCAGCAAAGATCCAAAAGGGATCTCCCGAATCGAACAAAGTGAAAGTCGGGAAAATTACCCGGAAAGATCTTCAGGAGATCGCTGAATTGAAGATGCAGGACCTGAATGCTCATACGGTGGAGGCGGCCATGGAAATGATCGCCGGAACTGCCAGAAGTATGGGCCTGCAGGTTGAAGGATAA
- a CDS encoding 50S ribosomal protein L1, with product MMKHSRRYLELIKQIDREHEYPLDEGVQLLKKIASAKFDESVELSINLGVEPKYADQMVRGTVILPHGTGKKVRVLVFAQGEKVKEALDAGADYVGLEEYVQKVQNGWLDFDVVIATPDVMRHIGKLGRVLGPHGLMPNPKTGTVTQDIAQAVADSKSGKISFRVDRYGIIHVAVGKVSFEETKLVENVKAMVTTLVKLRPQGAKGQYLRKITLTSTQGPGIKIEKQTALA from the coding sequence ATCATGAAACATAGTCGGCGATATCTTGAACTGATAAAACAAATAGACAGGGAACATGAGTACCCTCTGGACGAGGGCGTTCAGCTCCTGAAAAAAATCGCTTCTGCTAAATTTGACGAATCCGTCGAACTGAGCATTAACCTGGGTGTGGAACCGAAATACGCCGATCAAATGGTCCGTGGGACGGTGATTCTGCCTCACGGAACCGGAAAGAAGGTCCGTGTACTCGTTTTTGCCCAGGGAGAAAAAGTGAAAGAAGCCCTGGATGCCGGTGCGGATTATGTCGGACTTGAAGAGTATGTTCAGAAAGTCCAGAACGGATGGCTCGATTTCGACGTAGTGATTGCAACCCCTGATGTCATGCGTCATATCGGTAAACTGGGCCGCGTACTGGGTCCCCACGGACTCATGCCCAACCCCAAGACCGGGACCGTGACTCAGGACATTGCTCAGGCTGTTGCGGATAGTAAGTCGGGTAAAATCAGTTTTCGTGTGGACAGGTATGGAATTATTCACGTGGCTGTAGGTAAGGTTTCTTTTGAGGAAACAAAGCTTGTGGAAAATGTGAAGGCAATGGTTACTACACTTGTCAAACTCCGGCCCCAGGGAGCGAAAGGCCAGTACCTGCGGAAGATTACTCTTACATCCACACAGGGACCCGGAATTAAAATCGAAAAGCAGACAGCCTTAGCTTAG